A genome region from Rhodanobacter thiooxydans includes the following:
- a CDS encoding sugar MFS transporter — translation MATTLAAAPSERTHLGPMLVIGLLFFIFGFVTWLNGPLITFVKLAFDLDDVNAFLVPMAFYLSYFFLALPSSAVLRRTGMKKGMALGLFVMALGAVLFGQFATMRLYPGALTGLFVIGAGLSLLQTASNPYISILGPIDSAAQRIAFMGICNKLAGAIAPFVFGALVLSGIGTFGQQVESAPTPQAREALLNAFAGKVHLPYMVMAGLLVVLAIWIARSSLPEIRPAGANSEQAIGHRSGSIFSFPHLWLGVLCLFLYVGVEVMAGDAIGTYGQGFGLPPDATKHFTSYTLLAMLAGYLAGLALIPRFITQQRYLALSAVLGVVLAIGAWLTHGYVSVAFVAALGFANAMMWPAIFPLAINGLGRHTEAGSALLIMGIAGGAVVPQLFVHLKQHVDFQLAFTALVVPCYLYILYYGLAGHRVGQQRTA, via the coding sequence ATGGCAACCACGCTGGCGGCAGCGCCGTCCGAACGCACCCATCTCGGCCCGATGCTGGTGATCGGCCTGCTGTTCTTCATCTTCGGCTTCGTCACCTGGCTCAACGGGCCACTGATCACTTTCGTCAAGCTGGCGTTCGATCTCGACGACGTGAACGCGTTCCTGGTGCCGATGGCGTTCTACCTGTCGTATTTCTTCCTGGCGCTGCCGTCGTCCGCGGTGCTGCGCCGCACCGGCATGAAGAAGGGCATGGCGCTCGGCCTGTTCGTGATGGCGCTCGGCGCGGTGCTGTTCGGCCAGTTCGCCACCATGCGCCTGTACCCGGGCGCGCTGACCGGGTTGTTCGTGATCGGCGCCGGGCTGTCGCTGCTGCAGACCGCGTCCAATCCCTACATCAGCATCCTGGGGCCGATCGACAGCGCGGCGCAGCGCATCGCCTTCATGGGCATCTGCAACAAGCTGGCCGGCGCGATCGCCCCGTTCGTGTTCGGCGCGCTGGTGCTCAGCGGCATCGGCACCTTCGGCCAGCAGGTCGAGTCGGCGCCGACGCCGCAGGCGCGCGAGGCCCTGCTCAACGCGTTCGCCGGCAAGGTGCACCTGCCGTACATGGTGATGGCGGGCCTGCTGGTGGTGCTGGCGATCTGGATCGCGCGCTCCTCGCTGCCGGAGATCAGGCCCGCTGGCGCCAACAGCGAGCAGGCGATCGGCCACCGCAGCGGCAGCATCTTCAGCTTCCCGCACCTGTGGCTGGGCGTGCTGTGCCTGTTCCTCTACGTGGGCGTGGAAGTGATGGCCGGCGACGCGATCGGCACCTACGGCCAGGGTTTCGGCCTGCCGCCGGACGCCACCAAGCACTTCACCTCGTACACGCTGCTCGCCATGCTGGCCGGCTACCTGGCCGGGCTGGCGCTGATCCCGCGCTTCATCACGCAGCAGCGCTACCTGGCGCTATCGGCCGTGCTGGGCGTCGTCCTTGCGATCGGCGCCTGGCTGACCCACGGCTACGTGTCGGTGGCGTTCGTGGCGGCGCTGGGTTTTGCCAACGCGATGATGTGGCCGGCGATCTTCCCGCTGGCGATCAATGGGCTAGGCCGCCACACCGAGGCCGGCTCGGCGCTGCTGATCATGGGCATCGCCGGCGGCGCGGTGGTGCCGCAGCTGTTCGTGCACCTGAAGCAGCACGTCGACTTCCAGCTCGCCTTCACCGCGCTGGTGGTGCCGTGCTACCTGTACATCCTGTATTACGGGCTGGCCGGCCACCGGGTCGGCCAGCAGCGGACAGCGTGA
- the glk gene encoding glucokinase, whose protein sequence is MGEVANQRHAAAVADASASGGPGAGPDRQPPFLAADVGGTHARIGLVVGNTAGPHPVSVLHYHRYSCADWPGLAAMLQDFVDQLASTPYAALRGGLRHCAVACAGYVLDDAIVNGNLPWPVSIREIRDGLGIRQLAVINDFEAVAYATQFIAADETRPIIEAAQPAASGPALVMGPGTGLGSAVLLPGHPRAQVLATEAGQVSLAPGNEREIEILRLFRREHAHVSFEDALSGPGLLKLYGALCELRGSPARLLTPAEVTGAALAGSDAAAMEALEVFCGLLGSFVGDLVLLYGARGGVYLAGGILPQILPFLRASRFAERYFNKGVMRAYLQQVPVRLIEHGQLGVIGAASWFLDERPGA, encoded by the coding sequence GTGGGGGAAGTCGCGAACCAGCGTCATGCAGCGGCGGTTGCCGACGCGTCGGCGTCGGGCGGGCCTGGCGCCGGGCCGGATCGGCAGCCGCCGTTCCTGGCCGCCGACGTCGGCGGCACGCATGCGCGCATCGGCCTGGTCGTCGGCAACACGGCCGGTCCCCACCCGGTCAGCGTGCTGCACTACCACCGCTACAGCTGCGCCGACTGGCCCGGCCTGGCCGCGATGCTGCAGGACTTCGTCGACCAGCTGGCCAGCACGCCGTACGCGGCGCTGCGCGGTGGGCTGCGTCACTGCGCGGTGGCCTGCGCCGGCTACGTGCTGGACGACGCGATCGTCAACGGCAACCTGCCGTGGCCGGTGTCGATCCGCGAGATCCGCGACGGCCTCGGCATCCGTCAACTAGCGGTGATCAATGATTTCGAGGCGGTCGCCTACGCCACCCAGTTCATCGCCGCCGACGAGACGCGGCCGATCATCGAGGCCGCGCAACCGGCGGCCAGCGGGCCGGCGTTGGTGATGGGGCCGGGCACCGGGCTGGGTTCGGCGGTGCTGCTGCCGGGCCACCCGCGCGCGCAGGTGCTGGCCACCGAGGCCGGCCAGGTCTCGCTGGCGCCGGGCAACGAGCGCGAGATCGAGATCCTGCGCCTGTTCCGCCGCGAGCATGCGCACGTGTCGTTCGAGGATGCGCTGTCCGGCCCGGGCCTGCTGAAGCTCTACGGCGCGCTGTGCGAACTGCGCGGCAGCCCAGCGCGCCTGCTGACCCCGGCCGAGGTCACCGGCGCCGCATTGGCGGGCAGCGATGCCGCCGCGATGGAGGCGCTGGAAGTGTTCTGCGGCCTGCTCGGCAGCTTCGTCGGCGACCTGGTGCTGCTGTACGGCGCCCGCGGCGGGGTCTACCTGGCCGGCGGCATCCTGCCGCAGATCCTGCCGTTCCTGCGCGCCAGCCGCTTCGCCGAACGCTACTTCAACAAGGGCGTGATGCGCGCCTACCTGCAACAGGTTCCAGTACGACTGATCGAGCACGGCCAGCTTGGTGTCATCGGCGCCGCAAGCTGGTTTCTGGATGAACGCCCGGGAGCATGA